In Carya illinoinensis cultivar Pawnee chromosome 10, C.illinoinensisPawnee_v1, whole genome shotgun sequence, one DNA window encodes the following:
- the LOC122279104 gene encoding probable glutathione S-transferase — MADDEVILLDYWVSVFGMRVRIALAEKEIKYESREEDLLGNKSDLLLKMNPIYKKIPVLIHNGKPVCESLIIVQYIDEIWNDRSPLLPSDPYQRAQARFWADFVDKKVAPRGVLWGKGEEQEAAKNELLETFKILEGELGDKPYFGGETFGFVDISLVTFSCWFHAFEMFGKFSMKAEFPKITEWAKRCKQRESVAKSLQDPQKVDEFVVEYRKWLGVE, encoded by the exons ATGGCAGATGATGAGGTGATTTTGCTGGATTACTGGGTTAGCGTGTTTGGGATGAGGGTCAGGATTGCGTTGGCTGAGAAGGAGATCAAGTATGAGTCTAGGGAGGAGGACTTGTTGGGAAACAAGAGCGATCTGCTTCTCAAGATGAACCCGATTTACAAGAAGATTCCAGTTCTAATCCACAACGGAAAACCTGTATGTGAATCACTCATCATCGTTCAATACATAGACGAGATTTGGAATGATAGATCTCCATTGTTGCCCTCTGATCCTTATCAGAGAGCTCAAGCTAGGTTTTGGGCTGATTTTGTCGATAAGAAG GTGGCTCCAAGGGGAGTACTATGGGGAAAAGGAGAAGAGCAGGAGGCAGCAAAGAACGAGTTACTTGAGACTTTCAAGATATTGGAGGGAGAGCTGGGAGACAAGCCTTATTTTGGGGGTGAAACATTTGGGTTTGTCGACATTTCTCTCGTCACTTTCTCCTGCTGGTTCCATGCCTTTGAGATGTTTGGGAAATTCAGCATGAAGGCGGAGTTCCCCAAGATCACTGAATGGGCAAAAAGGTGCAAGCAGAGAGAGAGTGTCGCCAAGAGTCTTCAGGACCCCCAGAAGGTCGATGAGTTTGTTGTGGAGTATAGGAAGTGGCTTGGCGTCGAATAG
- the LOC122279105 gene encoding probable glutathione S-transferase — MADDEVILLDYWVSMFGTRVRIALAEKEIKYESWEEGLLALGNKSDLLLKMNPIYKQIPVLIHNGKPDSGGRKDEKEEGRLRAVRFDREISEKLETCEAVGT, encoded by the exons ATGGCAGATGATGAGGTGATTTTGCTGGATTACTGGGTTAGCATGTTTGGGACGAGGGTCAGGATTGCGTTGGCTGAGAAGGAGATCAAGTATGAGTCTTGGGAGGAGGGCTTGTTAGCCTTGGGAAACAAGAGCGATCTGCTTCTCAAGATGAACCCGATTTACAAGCAGATTCCAGTTCTAATCCACAACGGGAAACCT GACTCGGGAGGCAGGAAGGATGAGAAAGAGGAAGGACGCTTACGGGCCGTCCGATTCGATCGAGAAATATCCGAGAAACTTGAGACATGTGAGGCTGTTGGCACGTGA